One Microbacterium sp. SSM24 genomic window, GGCTGGGCGAGTCGGAGCGCTCGCCCGCGAACGAACGCCGTTCCCGTGCCGCCGCGCGCCGTGTGGGAGCGCCAGCCCGCCGCGGAAGCGAAGCCGCCGACGACGAAGAACAGCGGCATGATCTGACCCGCCCACGTCGCGAGGGCGAACCAGTCCTGCATCTCGGCCGGTCGCGTGACGACGAACGCCCCCGCCTCGTCGACGCCGATTCCGACCTGGAGCAGGTGGATGACGACGACCAGCAGCACGCATGCGACACGGGCGAGGTCGAGCGTGAGGTCGCGCTTCGCGAGGTCGACCTCGGGTGGGGCGGATCGTGTCATGCCATCTCCATCGACGTGAGAGACCGACAGTACCAATCCCGCGGCGCACCGCCCGGCGGCACGCACCTGGCACGCTGCCCGTTCCCTGAGAACGGGCAGTGTTGCTGCTACCGCCGGCGGCGGAAGAGCCGCGGACGCTCAAGTATCCCGACCCGGTACGGGGAGGCTTCCAGCGTGATCTCGCTCGGCGGTTCGCCCTCGCTCGTGATGAGTACAAACTTCGAGTTTGGTGACCGGAAGCTCACAGACCACATGGCGGGTCCGGATGTCACTGCAGTGGTCCGCAGGAGCTGGCCGTCGACGTAAATGTCGGTGGTACGGCCGTCGTTGTGGCCCGGCGGGACCGCGATCGGTGAATCAGACATCTGGACGTCGTACCTCACTTGCGTGCCGTCCTCGCGCACGCTCGTCGTTGACGTCGCGAAGTATGGGATACCACTTCGGCGGCAACCCCGTTGTCGTGGTCGGGCATGCGACTTTCTCGGGCTGCAGCTTCGAGGTTCGAGGGACGATATGGCGGTAGCATCCGCCTATGACACAACCGGCCCGGGTCGTGGTGGACTGCATGCTGCACGGCTTTGTTGCTGGTGATATACAGCTCTACCTCGACACTCCCGAGGCATCCGCCACCATCGAGAACAACGACGGCAATTGCCCGTTGTGTGGCGGGCCGGCCCCCATCCTGCGGTGTCACGTGACGAGAAGTGCCTTCGGGGGACCGAGGACGACGGTCGATCCCACTTCTGTCCGCCCCGATCGCCTTTCGGAGCTTGCTGAAGCCCTCGAGGCAGAGCCATCGATCAGGCTGGCGTAAGCCCTGAGTTGTTCTCTGGCCGCTCGCCGATATGGTCGCCGTATGAGTAGAGTGCCCGGGGCTTCCTTGGAGGTCGGCCCCGAAAACGACGACGGCGATCCTCTCTGGATTCGACCAGCGAGTTCCGTTGAGGGTGCTTGGCCAGGGGATGTGTACAGTCCGTACGGACGATGGATGGCTCGCCTCCCGCCGCCAGACGACTGGTCTAAAGCTGATCCGATGCCCTTCATCAGACAGGGCTACCGTCTAGCAATTGCTCGGTGGAACGACGTTATGAAGGATCTACCTCCAGACCTCACCGTCGAAGCCAGTGGGATGGTCGACCCGCGCGAGTCCCCGACTGCGCTCACGCTGATCGCCACCCATGACGTCCTCGAGTGGATCCACTCGATGGACGACTACTTGAAGGAGCGCGGTACATACAAGGGCGCTCGAGACGCCGCTGAAGTCGACCCTGAGCTGGGGCCCTACATCGACGGGATGCTCGGAGCTCGGGCGGCTATTCATCACCTGTTCACGCCTGTCGTCGGGCTAGCCCGCACGACAGGGCCTCGGTACCTCGCCGTCCGCGATCGATGGGAGCTAATCGGGACGACATCTGAGCTGCGCAAACTGCATCCGCGCTGGGTGTCGGACATTCCTAAAATCCGCAACAAGCGCCAACGAGATGCATTCCTCTCACACCTCGCAGGTAGGGCCGTCGGCAACACGTTCCAAATGGCCACGCACTACTTCTGGACACAGATGGGCACTCCACCAGCAGAGCCGTTCGTCGCTAGCGGGCCCGCGGATCATCCACCCCCGATCGTGCCCTTCTCCGACGACGGCAGCGACGACTAGGACGATGGTCCCTGCGTGCGCCAGCTCGTACCCCAGTCGGCCATCGGAGACCCTCCTGGGCCATGCGCGCACAGGTACGCCTCGTGAACGCGCCGACACGCCTCACGCAACGTGGTAGCCCATCCGATGACTTCACCGCGCCAGACCGCCTTATAGCGCGTCTCAGTTCCATTCACGCGCCGTATCTCGATGCGGCCGTACTCTTTGCCGCTCGGATCAACCATCCGCCACACACCGGTCGGGCCTTCAACGGCCGACAAGATCGGGTGCCAGTCGGACTTGCTCACAGGGCCGGGATCCTTCCTCCGGCCTGAGGAGTCCAGGCTACGCCGTGACCACCGACACCGCTGCGACGTCACTCCTCGAGATGGGTGATCGTCACGATGAATGAGGTGATCGGGATGTCGAGAGTGACGGCGATGTAGTCCTGAGCGATCGGCACCACTTCTTCGAGCGAACGCGCCTGGGTCAATCCGTCGATCTCGGGGATGCCGACCATCCACCACTCGCCGTCCCTAGTCACTGTGATGTCGTAGGTCTTCACCCGATCACGATATCCGGGCGGGCAGCGTTACTCACAGGGAGAAAACCCTCCCGGAGTCTTCTTCGCTACGTTGGCGAGCATGATCGACGCGCATCGAATGACCGGCCCCGTGCTTACGTCGAAGGCTGCGGCCGAGTACTGCGGCCTCAAGGTGCAGACGCTCTACAACCTGATCTCGCAGGGGCAGGGTCCGAAGCACTACAAGCACGGCAAGCTGAGCGCCTTTTACGCCGCTGACCTCGACGAGTGGAACCAGGCACGGCTGGTCCTCGCCGCGCGCCGCGTGTAGGGCTTGCTTGAATCGACAAGACGGATTGTGCATTGCGGGTGGTGTCCAAATGTACACCTGACCAGGGATTTCCTGTTGCACACTCGTGCGCTTAATGGGATGCTCACCGACATGATCACAGAGCACACTGAAGCCGCGTCCCCCGCATCCGAACTTCCCAAGAGGGGGTTCACAGTCCGTGAAGCTGCCGGCTACCTCGGGATCTCGGATTGGGTACTCCGCCAGGAAATGCGCCACAACCGCATCGCCGCGAAGAAACGGGGCAGCACGATCCTGTTCGATCGGGACGAGCTGGACCGGTACTTCGATGACCTACCAGAGCGGGTGTAGTCATGCGTGCCTCGGTGACCAGACTGGATCACCTCCCAACCTCCTGACCGGATTCACGGGAGAATCTGTCCATGTCCGACACCTTCATCCAGACCGACTGGCCAGTCGCGCCCGCATACAACGAGTGGGTGGGAGCGGCACCGGACTCGACTCGAGCATGGTGTGAGTACAAGCTGCGTGCGGCGACCTGGTACATCGATCTCCTTGAGCGTCTCGCGACGGAGTATGGATTCCCCCGACTGGTGGGCATTGAGATGGCCCTCGACGGAGCGCTAAGCCACTTGAGTAGCGCGTACGACGCCGCAGTCGCGGGGCTGATTGTGGTCGCTGAGGCCAAACTTACTGAGACCGCTGAATCGGGGGGGCCACAGGCGCCGAAGCCCATCCCCGTCTACGCATACAAATGGGAACTCGCATGGGACCGCCTTCACCTGATCGAACTTGCTGAGGACTCGACCAGCGCACTCCTGCGCGAGCAACTCGAAGTTGCCATCGAAGCTGCGATCGGTCGAGATCCGAAGGGATGGCTAACCACGCTCCGCGACCTACGAAACCGAACTACTCACCACGACACG contains:
- a CDS encoding helix-turn-helix transcriptional regulator encodes the protein MIDAHRMTGPVLTSKAAAEYCGLKVQTLYNLISQGQGPKHYKHGKLSAFYAADLDEWNQARLVLAARRV
- a CDS encoding helix-turn-helix domain-containing protein; this encodes MLTDMITEHTEAASPASELPKRGFTVREAAGYLGISDWVLRQEMRHNRIAAKKRGSTILFDRDELDRYFDDLPERV